From the Sphingomonas suaedae genome, one window contains:
- a CDS encoding class I SAM-dependent methyltransferase: MTDAPNSEGPLPERIARAITLAGPIPLSQFMGAANTHYYATRDPLGTRGDFTTAPEISQMFGELVGLALADLWGRAGRPDVHYVELGPGRGTLAADALRAMRGAGLTPPVHFVENSPMLRAEQAKAVPGAEWSLDLIGLPDDKPLLVIANEFFDALPIRQLVKTPRGWRERLVACQDTLFIPVIGNTIFDPIIPPDFRDAPDGSILETSPPSVAILRALAARLLEQGGAAILIDYGYAGPAIGDTLQAVRGHAYVNPFEDPGEADLTAHVDFGTLMEAARVEGLAAYGPIPQGAWLKELGIGPRTDALSRAAPGRAAEIATARDRLIGDDAMGELFKVIALTAPGWPIPAGFAGDDDVK, encoded by the coding sequence ATGACCGACGCGCCCAACTCCGAAGGTCCGCTGCCCGAACGGATCGCCCGCGCGATCACGCTTGCGGGGCCGATCCCGCTTTCCCAGTTCATGGGCGCGGCCAACACCCATTATTACGCCACCCGCGACCCGCTGGGCACGCGCGGCGACTTTACCACCGCGCCCGAGATCAGCCAGATGTTCGGCGAACTGGTCGGCCTCGCGCTCGCCGACCTGTGGGGCCGCGCCGGGCGCCCCGACGTCCATTATGTCGAGCTCGGCCCGGGTCGCGGCACGCTCGCCGCCGATGCGCTGCGCGCGATGCGCGGTGCGGGCCTCACCCCGCCGGTCCATTTCGTCGAGAACAGCCCGATGCTGCGCGCCGAGCAGGCAAAGGCGGTGCCCGGTGCCGAATGGTCGCTCGACCTGATCGGCCTGCCCGATGACAAGCCGCTGCTCGTTATCGCCAACGAATTCTTCGACGCGCTCCCGATCCGCCAGCTGGTCAAGACGCCGCGGGGGTGGCGCGAGCGGCTGGTCGCCTGTCAGGACACGCTGTTCATCCCCGTGATCGGCAACACCATCTTCGACCCGATCATCCCGCCCGACTTCCGCGACGCGCCCGATGGATCGATCCTCGAAACCTCGCCGCCCAGCGTCGCCATCCTGCGCGCGCTCGCCGCGCGGCTGCTCGAACAGGGCGGCGCGGCGATCCTGATCGACTATGGCTATGCCGGCCCGGCGATCGGCGACACGCTTCAGGCGGTGCGCGGCCACGCCTATGTCAATCCGTTCGAGGATCCGGGCGAGGCGGACCTCACCGCCCATGTCGATTTCGGCACGCTGATGGAGGCAGCCCGGGTCGAGGGGCTGGCCGCCTATGGCCCCATCCCGCAGGGCGCCTGGCTCAAGGAGCTCGGCATCGGCCCGCGCACGGATGCGCTCTCGCGCGCCGCCCCCGGCCGCGCCGCCGAAATCGCCACCGCGCGCGATCGATTGATCGGCGACGACGCGATGGGTGAGCTGTTCAAGGTCATCGCCCTCACCGCCCCCGGCTGGCCCATCCCCGCGGGGTTTGCGGGGGATGACGACGTAAAATGA
- a CDS encoding glycine zipper 2TM domain-containing protein, with protein MFKKLSLIGAALAMTGTALIPATEAAAQSRYEYRDGRSYDRGYDRSYRQDRRYRDARRYRGQDRRYVGRTDQRCDSSAGTIVGAIAGGLLGNSVAGRGDRAIGTILGGAVGAFAGREIDRSGQPRYCDRRR; from the coding sequence ATGTTCAAGAAGCTTTCCCTGATCGGCGCCGCGCTGGCGATGACCGGCACCGCCCTGATCCCCGCCACCGAGGCTGCGGCGCAGAGCCGTTATGAATATCGCGACGGGCGCAGCTACGACCGTGGCTATGATCGCAGCTACCGCCAGGACCGCCGCTATCGTGACGCGCGCCGCTATCGCGGGCAGGATCGCCGCTATGTCGGCCGGACCGATCAGCGCTGCGATTCGAGCGCTGGCACCATCGTCGGGGCGATTGCGGGCGGCCTGCTAGGCAACAGCGTCGCCGGGCGTGGCGACCGCGCCATCGGGACGATCCTGGGTGGTGCAGTCGGCGCCTTTGCCGGTCGCGAGATCGACCGTTCGGGCCAGCCGCGCTATTGCGATCGCCGCCGCTGA
- a CDS encoding xanthine dehydrogenase family protein molybdopterin-binding subunit has translation MLHIVKNERWVAAVANNSWAAQRALDAMKPKFEVATRVDSASIQAALDAALDSEGTRIATEGELSPVFKGARVVTAEYRVGVALHAAIEPITATAAWDDGRIRIWMPTQAPGLARGAVARALGMDPGSIVIHPVFAGGSFGQNLEHQVAEQAALVARELRKPVQLTWSRGETCLHDRYRPPAAARMTARLGANGTVAGWLAKIAAPSSGHELARRLMGGDSAVGAGLAVGGTGDPAAVDGARPPYRIPNYAVDHHPADIGLPTGYWRSGAHSYTSFFTESFIDELAHVAEIEAHSFRIAMLGGVPRLARCLSTVASLGGWQGGLAGSGQGLACHAFRGSYIAVMAEASIGGDQKIKVDRLVAAVDCGRVVNPDVVQQQIEGGLIFGMAGALGVTTGFTGNMAEARSFADLDLPRLADTPEIMIELIASEADAGGVSELAVPPVAPAIANAIHAATGVRLRQLPLIPGGE, from the coding sequence ATGCTGCACATCGTCAAGAATGAGCGCTGGGTCGCGGCGGTCGCCAATAACAGCTGGGCGGCGCAGCGCGCGCTGGACGCGATGAAGCCGAAGTTCGAGGTCGCGACCAGGGTGGACAGCGCGTCGATCCAGGCGGCGCTCGACGCCGCGCTCGATAGCGAGGGCACGCGGATCGCCACAGAGGGCGAGCTGTCGCCGGTGTTCAAAGGCGCGCGCGTGGTGACGGCGGAGTATCGCGTCGGCGTGGCGCTGCACGCGGCGATCGAGCCGATCACCGCGACTGCGGCCTGGGATGACGGACGCATCCGCATCTGGATGCCGACCCAGGCGCCGGGGCTGGCGCGCGGCGCCGTGGCGCGCGCACTGGGCATGGATCCGGGCAGTATCGTTATCCATCCGGTGTTTGCCGGGGGATCGTTCGGACAGAATCTGGAGCATCAGGTCGCCGAGCAGGCGGCGCTGGTCGCGCGCGAATTGCGCAAGCCGGTGCAGCTGACCTGGTCGCGGGGCGAGACGTGCCTGCACGACCGCTATCGCCCGCCCGCCGCCGCACGGATGACCGCGCGGCTGGGTGCCAATGGCACGGTAGCGGGCTGGCTGGCGAAGATCGCGGCGCCGTCGAGCGGGCATGAACTGGCGCGGCGGCTGATGGGCGGGGACAGCGCGGTCGGCGCGGGGCTGGCGGTCGGCGGCACGGGCGATCCGGCGGCGGTGGATGGCGCGCGGCCGCCCTATCGCATTCCCAATTATGCGGTGGATCACCATCCCGCCGATATCGGCCTGCCCACGGGCTATTGGCGGTCGGGGGCACACAGCTATACCAGCTTCTTCACCGAGAGCTTCATCGACGAGCTGGCGCATGTCGCCGAGATCGAGGCGCACAGTTTTCGCATCGCGATGCTGGGCGGGGTGCCGCGGCTGGCGCGCTGCCTGTCCACCGTCGCCTCGCTCGGCGGGTGGCAGGGCGGGCTGGCGGGCAGCGGGCAGGGGCTGGCGTGCCATGCCTTTCGCGGTTCCTATATCGCGGTGATGGCCGAAGCGTCGATCGGCGGCGACCAGAAGATCAAGGTCGACCGGCTGGTCGCGGCGGTCGATTGCGGGCGGGTGGTGAACCCCGACGTGGTGCAGCAGCAGATCGAGGGCGGGCTGATCTTCGGCATGGCGGGGGCGCTGGGCGTCACCACCGGCTTTACCGGTAACATGGCCGAAGCGCGCAGCTTTGCCGATCTCGATCTGCCGCGCCTGGCCGATACGCCCGAGATCATGATCGAGCTGATCGCGAGCGAGGCCGATGCGGGCGGGGTCAGCGAGCTGGCGGTGCCGCCGGTCGCGCCCGCCATCGCCAATGCGATCCATGCCGCGACCGGCGTGCGGTTGCGGCAGCTGCCGCTGATTCCGGGGGGTGAATGA
- a CDS encoding nucleoside deaminase, which produces MFPLPEPMRAALDAARAAAETAEVPVGAVVMQGDRVVAVAANAPRTLHDPTAHAEMLAIRAAAQALGRDRLEDCDLWVTLEPCAMCAGAIAHARIARVYYGAADPKGGAVEHGPRFFTQPTCHHRPEVYSGIGEGEAGELLREFFAARR; this is translated from the coding sequence ATGTTTCCGCTGCCCGAACCCATGCGCGCCGCGCTCGATGCGGCGCGCGCCGCCGCCGAAACCGCCGAAGTGCCGGTCGGCGCGGTGGTGATGCAGGGCGACCGCGTGGTGGCGGTGGCGGCGAACGCGCCGCGCACGCTGCACGACCCCACCGCCCATGCCGAAATGCTGGCGATTCGCGCCGCCGCTCAGGCGCTGGGTCGCGACCGGCTGGAGGATTGCGACCTGTGGGTGACGCTGGAGCCGTGCGCGATGTGCGCCGGCGCAATCGCCCATGCCCGAATCGCACGCGTCTATTATGGCGCGGCAGACCCCAAGGGCGGTGCGGTCGAACATGGCCCGCGATTCTTCACCCAGCCGACCTGCCACCATCGGCCCGAAGTCTATTCGGGAATCGGCGAAGGCGAGGCGGGGGAATTGCTGCGAGAGTTCTTCGCGGCACGGCGGTAA
- the lgt gene encoding prolipoprotein diacylglyceryl transferase, which produces MILTAAAQAASYIHFKDLGLDPVALDLGFFQLKWYSLAYIGGILIGWWYLLKLLDQPGAPMARRHADDMVFYATLGIILGGRLGYAIFYQPQLFLEPLKLLQLWEGGMSFHGGMIGVMLAILWLCRRNGLSWLRVHDYVACAVPFGLFFGRLANFVNGELWGRPTDVPWGIVFERTGVALPRHPSQLYEAGLEGLLLFAVLAFMFWKTDARYQPGKLVGTFILGYGLSRYFVEFFREHDVQFDGTIFATPGLHMGQLLTVPMILGGLYLIATAKKRRERVEPIAGGPSVA; this is translated from the coding sequence GTGATCCTGACCGCCGCCGCGCAAGCCGCATCCTATATCCACTTCAAGGACCTCGGGCTCGATCCGGTCGCGCTCGACCTCGGCTTCTTCCAGCTCAAATGGTATTCGCTCGCCTATATCGGCGGCATCCTCATCGGCTGGTGGTATCTGCTCAAGCTGCTCGACCAGCCGGGCGCGCCGATGGCGCGGCGCCATGCCGACGACATGGTGTTCTACGCGACGCTCGGCATCATCCTGGGCGGGCGGCTCGGCTATGCGATCTTCTACCAGCCGCAACTGTTCCTCGAACCGCTCAAACTTCTGCAATTGTGGGAAGGCGGCATGTCCTTCCATGGCGGCATGATCGGCGTCATGCTCGCGATCCTGTGGCTGTGCCGCCGCAACGGCCTGTCCTGGCTGCGCGTCCATGATTATGTCGCCTGCGCCGTCCCCTTCGGCCTGTTCTTCGGCCGCCTCGCCAATTTCGTGAATGGCGAGCTGTGGGGCCGCCCGACCGACGTTCCCTGGGGCATCGTGTTCGAGCGCACCGGCGTCGCCCTCCCGCGCCATCCCAGCCAGCTTTACGAGGCGGGGCTTGAGGGGCTGCTGCTGTTCGCCGTGCTCGCCTTCATGTTCTGGAAGACCGACGCCCGCTACCAGCCGGGCAAGCTCGTCGGCACCTTCATTCTCGGCTATGGCCTGTCGCGCTATTTCGTCGAATTCTTCCGCGAGCATGATGTCCAGTTCGACGGCACGATCTTCGCGACGCCGGGGCTGCATATGGGCCAGTTGCTGACCGTGCCGATGATCCTCGGCGGTCTCTACCTCATCGCCACCGCCAAGAAGCGCCGCGAGCGCGTCGAGCCGATCGCGGGCGGCCCCAGCGTCGCCTGA
- a CDS encoding GNAT family N-acetyltransferase: MTTLTLDTPTPADAAALDAMAEASWRDTFAHFYKPEDLAAFLDENFGEDGRLRRDLANPAISWAVARADGAIAGYAKMVPPTLEQAGPADAQLAQLYVATDWHGRGVAHALMDWAMTTARTRRAPALLLTVFEENHRAIAFYAKYGFVHVGDYAFPVGRQIDRDLVMRLAL; encoded by the coding sequence ATGACGACTCTCACCCTCGACACCCCCACTCCCGCTGACGCCGCCGCGCTCGACGCGATGGCGGAGGCAAGCTGGCGCGACACCTTCGCCCATTTCTACAAGCCCGAAGACCTTGCCGCCTTTCTCGACGAGAATTTCGGCGAGGATGGCCGCCTGCGCCGCGACCTCGCCAACCCGGCGATCAGCTGGGCCGTCGCGCGCGCCGACGGCGCCATCGCCGGTTACGCCAAGATGGTCCCGCCGACCCTCGAACAGGCCGGCCCCGCCGACGCGCAGCTCGCGCAGCTCTATGTCGCGACCGACTGGCACGGCCGCGGCGTCGCGCACGCACTGATGGACTGGGCGATGACCACCGCCCGCACCCGCCGCGCGCCCGCCCTGCTGCTGACGGTGTTCGAGGAAAACCACCGCGCGATTGCCTTCTACGCCAAATATGGCTTCGTCCATGTCGGCGACTATGCCTTCCCGGTCGGCCGCCAGATCGACCGCGACCTCGTGATGCGGCTGGCGCTATGA
- a CDS encoding outer membrane protein, whose amino-acid sequence MKKFALALAAALTAAATPALAQEPADFSGAKASIITGYDVVDLNTPGVRNPDGLIYGIGLGYDIQKGSAVFGIEGEVADSTAKLKAGGATIAETGRDLYIGGRVGFVTGKTLIYGKVGYTNARIKSVAGNSNGDGIRVGAGVEQKLTDTVFAKVEYRYSNYEADVERQQIVAGVGLRF is encoded by the coding sequence ATGAAGAAATTCGCTCTGGCGCTCGCCGCCGCCCTCACCGCCGCCGCCACCCCCGCCTTGGCGCAGGAACCCGCCGATTTCAGCGGTGCGAAGGCCAGCATCATCACCGGCTATGACGTGGTCGATCTCAACACCCCGGGCGTGCGCAATCCCGACGGCCTGATCTACGGCATCGGTCTTGGCTATGACATTCAGAAGGGCAGCGCCGTGTTCGGGATCGAGGGCGAGGTGGCCGATTCGACCGCCAAGCTCAAGGCCGGCGGCGCTACGATCGCCGAAACCGGCCGCGACCTCTATATTGGCGGTCGCGTCGGCTTCGTCACCGGCAAGACGCTGATTTACGGCAAGGTCGGCTATACCAATGCGCGGATCAAGTCGGTCGCGGGCAACAGCAATGGCGACGGCATCCGCGTCGGCGCGGGCGTCGAGCAGAAGCTGACCGACACGGTCTTCGCCAAGGTCGAATATCGCTATTCCAACTATGAAGCCGATGTGGAGCGCCAGCAGATCGTCGCGGGTGTTGGCCTGCGGTTCTGA
- the phbB gene encoding acetoacetyl-CoA reductase → MARVAIVTGGTRGIGEAISVALRDMGMTVAANYAGNDQRAAEFTERTGIKAFKWDVADYDACQAGIAQVEAELGPVDVLVNNAGITRDGTILKMTYQMWKEVMDTNLGGCFNMAKGVFPGMRERKWGRIVNIGSINGQAGQYGQVNYAAAKSGIHGFTKALAQEGARAGVTVNAIAPGYIDTDMVAAVPAEVLEKIVAKIPVGRLGQANEIARGVAFLCSEDGGFVTGSTLSINGGQHMY, encoded by the coding sequence ATGGCACGGGTAGCGATCGTTACGGGCGGCACGCGCGGCATCGGCGAGGCGATCAGCGTTGCGCTGCGCGACATGGGCATGACCGTCGCCGCCAATTATGCGGGCAACGACCAGCGCGCGGCCGAATTCACCGAGCGGACCGGGATCAAGGCGTTCAAATGGGACGTCGCTGATTATGACGCGTGCCAGGCGGGCATCGCGCAGGTCGAGGCCGAGCTGGGGCCGGTCGATGTGCTGGTCAACAATGCGGGTATCACGCGCGATGGCACGATCCTGAAAATGACCTACCAGATGTGGAAGGAGGTCATGGACACCAATCTCGGCGGGTGCTTCAACATGGCCAAGGGCGTGTTCCCGGGGATGCGCGAGCGCAAATGGGGGCGCATCGTCAATATCGGCTCGATCAATGGACAGGCCGGGCAGTACGGCCAGGTCAACTATGCTGCGGCGAAGAGCGGCATCCATGGCTTCACCAAGGCACTGGCGCAGGAAGGCGCGCGCGCAGGCGTGACGGTCAACGCGATCGCGCCGGGCTATATCGACACCGACATGGTCGCCGCGGTTCCGGCGGAAGTGCTGGAGAAGATCGTCGCCAAGATTCCGGTCGGCCGACTGGGTCAGGCGAACGAGATCGCGCGCGGCGTGGCATTCCTGTGCTCGGAGGATGGTGGCTTCGTCACCGGATCTACGCTGTCGATCAATGGCGGGCAGCATATGTACTGA
- a CDS encoding esterase-like activity of phytase family protein — MRILLSVLLCLIFVPDWSGAVRLPLLPDTVEMTAEPVALDWRDPDRVRLGGLTFLGGVELRGPSPAFGGFSAMLVDGDRFTLLSDGGNLVSFRLDRAFRLSAPRVAALPDGPGRGWEKVDRDSESLTRDPHTGQIWVGFERANEIWRYSPGFTRAEAHAAPGAMADWPAHGGAEAMVRLRNGSFLLFAEDKMGKDHYTVQALWLARDPSIGGAQRGVRFTYRPPRPYKPTDMAELPDGRLIVLNRDVSLRAGFTAILTIVDPRAIRRGAIVEGQEIARFAAPVVHDNFEALAVTREGGDTILWIASDDNQWAVQRSLLLKFRLDI; from the coding sequence ATGCGTATCCTGTTGTCCGTGCTGTTGTGCCTCATCTTCGTTCCGGACTGGTCGGGAGCGGTTCGGCTGCCCCTGTTGCCCGATACCGTCGAGATGACGGCGGAGCCGGTCGCGCTGGACTGGCGCGATCCCGATCGCGTGCGATTGGGTGGGCTGACCTTTCTGGGCGGGGTCGAGCTGCGCGGGCCGTCCCCTGCCTTTGGCGGATTTTCGGCGATGCTGGTCGATGGCGATCGGTTCACCCTGCTGAGCGACGGCGGCAATCTCGTCTCGTTTCGGCTCGACCGCGCATTCCGGTTGAGCGCGCCCCGAGTCGCCGCATTGCCCGACGGCCCGGGCAGGGGTTGGGAAAAGGTGGATCGCGACAGCGAATCGCTGACCCGCGACCCCCATACCGGCCAGATCTGGGTGGGGTTCGAGCGCGCCAACGAAATCTGGCGCTATTCGCCGGGCTTTACGCGGGCCGAAGCGCACGCCGCGCCGGGCGCAATGGCGGACTGGCCCGCCCATGGCGGGGCCGAGGCGATGGTCCGGCTGCGCAATGGCAGCTTCCTGCTGTTTGCCGAGGACAAGATGGGCAAGGACCATTACACGGTGCAGGCGCTGTGGCTGGCACGGGACCCGTCGATCGGCGGTGCGCAGCGCGGAGTCCGCTTCACCTATCGGCCGCCGCGCCCCTACAAGCCGACCGACATGGCCGAACTGCCCGACGGCAGGCTGATCGTGCTGAATCGCGACGTGTCGCTGCGCGCGGGGTTTACCGCGATCCTGACCATCGTCGACCCCAGGGCGATTCGCCGGGGTGCGATCGTCGAGGGTCAGGAGATCGCCCGATTCGCCGCGCCCGTGGTCCATGACAATTTCGAGGCGCTGGCGGTGACGCGGGAAGGCGGCGACACCATCCTCTGGATCGCGTCCGACGACAATCAATGGGCGGTGCAGCGCTCTTTGCTGCTGAAGTTCAGATTGGATATCTGA
- the hemH gene encoding ferrochelatase has protein sequence MVLPERHPAIPPRRVGVLLVNLGTPDAPDAGAVRRYLGEFLSDRRVVEIPALLWQPILRGIILRTRPAKSAHAYRQVWTDDGSPLAAITKRQAEAVQAGWPDVRVDWAMRYGNPSIPDRLKAMKEGGCERILVAPLYPQYCAATTATVVDKAFETLAAMRWQPALRTLPPYHDDPRYIAALAESVKAQLAALEFEPEAVLASFHGMPQRTLELGDPYHCHCRKTARLLGEALGRELTVTFQSRFGRAKWLEPATDTVLEGLPGKGIKRIAIVAPGFSADCLETLEELAIRGRESFEAAGGERFAYLPCLNDSAPGIDMLRSILATELAGWTDLP, from the coding sequence ATGGTGTTGCCTGAGAGGCATCCGGCGATCCCGCCGCGCCGGGTGGGCGTGCTGCTCGTCAATCTCGGCACGCCCGATGCGCCTGATGCGGGGGCGGTGCGGCGCTATCTGGGCGAGTTTCTGTCGGATCGCCGCGTGGTCGAGATCCCGGCCTTGCTGTGGCAGCCGATCCTGCGCGGGATCATCCTGCGCACCCGGCCCGCCAAGTCGGCACATGCCTATCGACAGGTCTGGACCGATGACGGATCGCCGCTCGCCGCGATCACGAAACGGCAGGCGGAAGCGGTGCAGGCGGGGTGGCCGGATGTGCGCGTCGACTGGGCGATGCGCTATGGCAATCCGTCGATCCCGGACCGGCTGAAGGCGATGAAGGAGGGCGGGTGCGAACGCATCCTGGTCGCGCCGCTCTATCCGCAATATTGCGCGGCGACGACCGCCACGGTGGTGGACAAGGCGTTCGAGACGCTGGCGGCGATGCGCTGGCAGCCGGCGCTGCGGACATTGCCGCCCTATCATGACGATCCGCGCTATATCGCCGCGCTGGCGGAGTCCGTGAAGGCGCAGCTGGCCGCGCTCGAGTTCGAACCGGAGGCGGTGCTGGCGAGCTTTCACGGAATGCCGCAAAGGACGCTGGAGCTGGGCGATCCCTATCACTGCCATTGCCGCAAGACCGCGCGACTGCTTGGCGAGGCGCTTGGAAGGGAGCTGACGGTGACCTTCCAGTCGCGCTTCGGGCGGGCGAAGTGGCTGGAGCCGGCGACCGATACGGTGCTGGAGGGACTGCCGGGCAAGGGCATCAAAAGAATCGCGATCGTTGCGCCGGGCTTTTCCGCCGACTGCCTCGAGACGCTGGAGGAGCTGGCGATCCGCGGGCGCGAGAGTTTCGAGGCGGCGGGGGGCGAGCGCTTCGCCTATCTGCCCTGCCTGAACGACAGCGCGCCCGGCATCGACATGTTGCGCAGCATTCTTGCAACGGAACTTGCAGGCTGGACCGACCTTCCCTAG
- a CDS encoding molybdopterin cofactor-binding domain-containing protein, whose amino-acid sequence MERKGLRGIDRRTLLIGGGAGIGLVVAWAVWPRTYLPNLPLAEGETGFGAYLKIAPDGQVTIAVPQCEYGQGVFTTLPQVVADELGADWRRVGIEAAPLSPLYANALAAGELFPGVLPERLRETHAVRNALMLTGASTSMRNFEAPLREAGAAARAMLCQAAAARWGVDWRACGTADGFVVNGKQRLGFGELAAEAADYDVPPDLPLREGDGERLLGEPAPRLDAPGKVNGSASFAADIRLPDMVFAAIRQGPVGTVKLAALDEAAAQTVPRGCCTSSRMSAGSRRSPITAGRRSARWTR is encoded by the coding sequence ATGGAGCGCAAGGGTTTGAGAGGGATCGACCGGCGGACGCTGCTGATCGGCGGCGGGGCGGGGATCGGGCTGGTGGTGGCCTGGGCCGTCTGGCCGCGCACCTATCTGCCCAATCTGCCGCTGGCCGAGGGCGAGACCGGGTTCGGCGCCTATCTGAAGATCGCGCCAGACGGGCAGGTGACCATCGCCGTGCCGCAATGCGAATATGGGCAGGGCGTGTTCACGACGCTGCCGCAGGTGGTGGCCGATGAACTGGGCGCGGACTGGCGCCGGGTCGGGATCGAGGCCGCGCCGCTCAGCCCGCTTTATGCCAATGCGCTGGCAGCGGGGGAGTTGTTCCCCGGGGTGTTGCCTGAACGGCTGCGTGAGACTCACGCCGTGCGCAACGCGCTGATGCTGACCGGGGCCTCCACCTCGATGCGCAATTTCGAGGCGCCGTTGCGCGAGGCTGGCGCGGCGGCGCGGGCGATGCTGTGCCAGGCGGCGGCGGCGCGCTGGGGCGTCGACTGGCGTGCGTGCGGCACCGCCGACGGCTTCGTGGTCAACGGCAAGCAGCGGCTGGGGTTCGGCGAACTGGCGGCGGAGGCGGCGGACTATGACGTCCCGCCCGATCTGCCGTTGCGCGAGGGCGACGGCGAGCGCCTGCTGGGCGAGCCCGCGCCGCGGCTCGATGCACCGGGCAAGGTCAATGGCAGCGCCAGCTTTGCCGCCGATATCCGTTTGCCCGACATGGTGTTCGCTGCGATCCGCCAGGGGCCGGTCGGAACGGTAAAGCTCGCGGCGCTTGACGAAGCGGCGGCGCAGACCGTTCCCCGGGGATGCTGCACATCGTCAAGAATGAGCGCTGGGTCGCGGCGGTCGCCAATAACAGCTGGGCGGCGCAGCGCGCGCTGGACGCGATGA
- a CDS encoding cystathionine gamma-synthase family protein produces MTDKPTTPDEAALTATTPRRRPKPDIDTVGGRKLSPSTLMMGHGYDPMLSEGSLKPPIFATSTFVFPNAAAGKRHFEGVTGKRPGGAEGLVYSRFNGPNQEILEDRLGVWEEAEDALAFSSGMSAIATLFLAMVKPGDTIVHSGPLYAATETLIARILGKFGVHWVDFPAGATREEIEATLHKASSGNVALIYLESPANPTNVLVDVEAVAAARDAVFGDTRPPIAIDNTFLGPLWAKPLQQGADLVVYSLTKYAGGHSDLVAGGVLGSKPLINTIRMMRNTIGTICDPNTAWMLLRSLETLELRMSRAGENAAKVCDYLRTHPKVESVGYLGFLPEGSRQRDIYDRHCTGAGSTFSLYLKGGEKEAFAFLDSLKIAKLAVSLGGTETLASAPAAMTHLSVPDARKAALGITDNLVRISIGVENADDLIADFEEALKAV; encoded by the coding sequence ATGACCGATAAGCCCACCACCCCGGACGAAGCCGCCCTCACCGCCACCACCCCGCGCCGCCGCCCCAAGCCCGACATTGACACCGTCGGCGGCCGCAAGCTCAGCCCCAGCACACTGATGATGGGCCATGGCTATGACCCGATGCTCTCGGAAGGCTCATTGAAGCCCCCGATCTTCGCCACCTCCACCTTCGTCTTCCCCAATGCCGCCGCCGGCAAGCGCCATTTCGAGGGCGTCACCGGCAAGCGCCCCGGCGGCGCGGAGGGCCTGGTCTATTCGCGTTTCAACGGCCCCAACCAGGAAATCCTCGAGGATCGCCTGGGCGTGTGGGAAGAAGCCGAAGATGCGCTCGCCTTCTCCAGCGGCATGTCGGCCATCGCCACGCTGTTCCTTGCGATGGTCAAGCCCGGCGACACCATCGTCCATAGCGGCCCGCTCTACGCCGCGACCGAAACGCTGATCGCCCGCATCCTCGGCAAGTTCGGCGTTCACTGGGTCGATTTCCCCGCCGGCGCAACGCGTGAGGAAATCGAAGCAACGCTGCACAAGGCCTCGTCGGGCAATGTCGCGCTGATCTATCTCGAAAGCCCCGCCAACCCCACCAACGTGCTCGTCGATGTCGAGGCGGTCGCCGCGGCGCGCGACGCCGTGTTCGGCGACACCAGGCCGCCCATCGCCATCGACAACACCTTTCTCGGCCCGCTCTGGGCGAAGCCGCTGCAGCAGGGCGCCGACCTCGTCGTCTATTCGCTCACCAAATATGCCGGCGGCCACAGCGATCTTGTCGCCGGCGGCGTGCTCGGCAGCAAGCCGCTGATCAACACCATCCGCATGATGCGCAACACGATCGGCACGATCTGCGATCCCAACACCGCGTGGATGCTGCTGCGCAGCCTCGAGACGCTCGAACTGCGCATGAGCCGCGCGGGCGAGAATGCGGCAAAGGTCTGCGACTATCTGCGCACCCATCCCAAGGTCGAAAGCGTCGGCTATCTCGGCTTCCTCCCCGAAGGCAGCCGCCAGCGCGACATCTACGACCGCCACTGCACCGGCGCCGGTTCGACCTTCTCGCTTTACCTCAAGGGCGGCGAGAAGGAGGCCTTCGCCTTCCTCGACTCCTTGAAGATCGCCAAACTCGCGGTCAGCCTCGGCGGCACCGAAACCCTTGCCAGCGCCCCCGCCGCCATGACCCACCTTTCGGTCCCCGACGCCCGCAAGGCGGCGCTCGGCATCACCGACAATCTCGTCCGCATCTCGATCGGCGTCGAAAATGCCGACGACCTGATCGCGGACTTCGAGGAGGCGCTGAAGGCGGTGTGA
- the rpmB gene encoding 50S ribosomal protein L28 — MSRICELTGKGRQVGHNVSHANNKTKRTFLPNLQNVTLMSEALERSIRLRVSTHGLRSVEHNGGLDNWLLKTGDEKLSLRARRLKREIAKKATAAA, encoded by the coding sequence ATGTCGCGCATCTGCGAGCTGACCGGCAAGGGCCGGCAGGTGGGACACAATGTTTCCCACGCCAATAACAAGACCAAGCGTACCTTTCTGCCCAACCTGCAGAATGTGACGCTGATGTCGGAAGCGCTTGAGCGCTCGATCCGCCTGCGCGTGTCGACGCACGGCCTGCGCTCGGTCGAGCATAATGGCGGCCTCGACAACTGGCTGCTGAAGACCGGCGACGAAAAGCTGTCGCTGCGCGCCCGCCGCCTGAAGCGCGAAATCGCCAAGAAGGCGACCGCCGCAGCCTGA